gagttgacaaagtttagtttgaaaattttgaattgcaagggctcaaagtagggatcagactataaatggcaaatttgaccattatcatatgtgatccaaatttgagtttgaaattcatttgatttgtgtttctttgatttcaaaagttgtaataagtgtttagtaacattattcaactaatggtgaagaccaaaatggtctaggatcaaaatttataaaaatggcataagccatatgtgagggttttagggtttttcttttatttgatttctttctctttttgatttatttggttggtgatcttcacatgatcacattagggttttagagtatagcacatacacataataacaatcatcatggcatatcactcaaatgcacaagtcctatgcatgtcactatatgcaatttaaaagtttttgttggtttgaaattttgctctctgaaaTTTttttaactttctttttattgaaatttgggatgttacaagatgCAGACAAGGGAGCGACGCAATGACGGGCTGTGCCGTCGGGCAGCAAGTAGTCTAGGTTTCTACAACTTTAGTTTGTATAGTTTCTACATTGTAGGTTATGCTTTTTATATAttttgaaaaacaaaaaaatgggtCACCCCGCTGGGAGCATAcctagacgcaaacggacacgcgaACATAAACGATTATTTTCAGGTCCATCAAACAACGTAAACGGATAATTCAGACATCCAAAATGCATCACCCGTTGGAGATGCCTAAAACCATGCAAATTGATCACCCTTAAAACCTGCAAAGAGATGGATGGATTAGAGACAAAATCCATTCCATCATATACGTTTTCTACTCCAATCTGTAATAAGTACGGTAGTACACTTGCTATCACCCCACCTATAGCCAGCTAGCTAGCTGCCGTGAGCTCTGCCTCAATGAATAGCTAACCAGCGGCGGCAGGTGCCACGTGTTGCCTGGCACATCCTGCCGCCACAGGAAGGTGGTCTTTTTTGATAAATTTTTTTGCGGGTGGTCTCTTCTGGCAATTTATTGGGACATGTGGTCCTTTCCGTCAAAATTTCATTTTTAGTATGTAATCATGCTTTCGGCCCATCCAAATTGAGTGCTAAAGCGTGTATGTAAATGAATCATCGATTACATTGTTCAATAAGTAAAGGCAGCATCTTGTCGTTCTTTATGCAAAACAAACAAATGCGCTGTGTCCGACAAAATTTTGACATACAATACAATATTATTATTTATTCAAATTATTTTCAAATCTATTTTTAGGCAATTATTTTGAATCAAAGAGGGGGTACTTTTCTGAATTGCATTAGCCCATGAATATGACTCTGGTTGGTACCACCAGTAACTTTTTGTTCTTTTTTGAAACTTGGTACTGTAGTAGATTCGTGTTGCGCCTCGTGTCGAGTCCAAGCAAAATTCCAGTCTACCCCCAAAACGCATCACATCGGCACTACTATAAAACATGCGCACACATCTGCCCCGTCGGAGCGCCACCGTTCCGCCGCCGCGACCGCGATGGCGTACCGCCGGaagccgcagccgcagccgccCTCCGAGCACCAGCACCCGCAGCCCGTGAGCCCTTCCTCGCCGTCGCAGGAGTCCCTCGCCGCCCAGGCCATGCGCGCGTCCGCCGCCCACCGCGACGCCTCCtccctctcctccgcctactcCTCCTCGGCCGCCTCTGCGGCCGCGGCCGCTCGCCGGAGCCACGAGCCCTCCGTCTCCACCCCTTCCCCTGTAAGTTTCGCCAGCCTCTCACTTTCCCCTCTGCGGTCTTCGCCTCTCGATGCGCTGCCGGATCTGGTCCGATCGGCGGTTCCGGCGTTGAGGGTTCTTTGGGGATCCGATTTTAGAGTGATTAGCGACGGATGGCTTCGTGTTTGGGCGGACCGACTAACCTTTCGATTAGACCTGAATTGGCGTTGAACTCGTCCTGCTTGACTTCTAGACAGTTGTTGGATTGCTTATGTTCGTTCGTTGGGGGCCCTTGAAATGGTCAAAATTGTTCATTCTGAGTGTGACGAGTTGATGCTCATCGGTGACTTTTTTTTTGAGCGTAGGATTCTTCCAGTTATGGGTACACATCCATGAAGAGCTTGAACGAGGACAAGTATGGATTCTGGGGGACGCTGGCTCGGAAAGCAAAGTCATTCATTGACGAGGATGGTTCGCCCGGGCAATATGATTCCCCGGAGAGACAGCAGCAGCCAAGAGGTGGTCTATCACCAGGTATCCAGGTGAGGGCTTCTATCTTAACTGAACTCTAAGGTACGAATTTATTCCATTTAATGTGTACTCGATCATCCCTTCATTACAtcttactagtacagtctcaagtTTGACTTCTGAAGTGAATATTAACAATGACAAAGCTTTCTTATCTGTACTGTGTTCTTACATCATGTTTAGTACATTTTGGTTTTATAGTACAATCTTCCCCTTGTAATCTTGTGTAATTAATTATCATTATTACACCCAGTTCGCTTTGAACTACTCATGTGGCTCATCAACAATCTTTACTCATGTCACAGATACCACACTCAGCAGACACATGGAAATCCGATACACCTCCATCTCAGAAGAGGTCTGAGGTCTTAGCTTCCTCCCTTAACTATATTGGCGGCACAATAAAGAGTGCCCTCGAAGTAAGTTCATCTTCAAAAATATGTTTTTTTCTTCCTTTCTGAAAATTGATCTTAAACTATATCTGTCAACATCAGTGCTACCTTTCACTGTTGATGTGGGAAGGCAATTCCTTTGCTTTTGTTTAGAACCTAGAAATTATGAAGCATTTTAACCTGTCAGTATTTGTTATTGAGCTTAATCAAATTATTTTATGTGTATGTTCATTCTTCATATCAGTTTCCCATGTTGACCCAGCTTGTTATTTATTTCAGGAAGGTCGGACCATTGTAGAGAATAAAACAGCTGACATTATTCAAGAGACACGAAAGCTGAACATAAGGCGGAAAGGATCTGGTCTAAATCCACAAGGAGAAGCTTCTCACAAATTTGCTCACAGAAATTTTCTTCAAAATCCACTCGATCACGAAACTCAATTGAAGGCATCTCGCGACGTAAGGTGGCAAATAAGTGTcactagatatgttgtttcagtgCTCCATTTTGCATTTTTGTTTTTTGGAAAGTTTTGCAAT
This Lolium perenne isolate Kyuss_39 chromosome 1, Kyuss_2.0, whole genome shotgun sequence DNA region includes the following protein-coding sequences:
- the LOC127294287 gene encoding uncharacterized protein produces the protein MAYRRKPQPQPPSEHQHPQPVSPSSPSQESLAAQAMRASAAHRDASSLSSAYSSSAASAAAAARRSHEPSVSTPSPDSSSYGYTSMKSLNEDKYGFWGTLARKAKSFIDEDGSPGQYDSPERQQQPRGGLSPGIQIPHSADTWKSDTPPSQKRSEVLASSLNYIGGTIKSALEEGRTIVENKTADIIQETRKLNIRRKGSGLNPQGEASHKFAHRNFLQNPLDHETQLKASRDVANAMSAKAKLLLRELKTVKADLAFAKERCAQLEDENKMLRESQDNGDNPEDDDLIRLQLETLLAEKARLAHENSVYARENRFLREIVEYHQLTMQDVIYVDEGIEEVSEVYPTQVLPPSAARTGSGNGRASTAATLKHINSSPASSSVVPESCLLSPPSPNSLPRASSLSK